A region from the Desulfomarina profundi genome encodes:
- a CDS encoding D-alanine--D-alanine ligase family protein — MEKKIINIALLAGGVSTEREVSLAGAIGVEKALDSKKFTVKRYDPATDLARLAADASKIDFAFILLHGLYGEDGTMQGFLDLLKIPYQGSGVLGSAVAMDKHLAKELYKLNGLPVADWQIIEAGESVDVERLLSRFGLPVVIKPVREGSSLGLTLATSEKELENGISQAQNHDSIVMIEKYIRGRELTVGVIGNDELTPLPVIEIIPGEEFTFFDYDAKYKAGASKEVCPAEITDELKNRVQEYGVAAHKVLRLRGYSRTDMIVAESGEVFLLETNTIPGMTPTSLLPQAAAEYGLEFPKFLEYLIDLGLEG; from the coding sequence ATGGAAAAGAAAATAATAAATATAGCACTTCTGGCCGGAGGTGTTTCAACCGAAAGAGAAGTTTCCCTTGCGGGAGCAATTGGTGTGGAAAAGGCGTTGGACAGTAAGAAATTTACGGTAAAAAGGTATGATCCGGCAACGGACCTGGCCCGTCTGGCAGCGGATGCCTCGAAGATCGATTTTGCCTTTATACTGCTCCATGGTCTTTATGGTGAAGATGGAACAATGCAGGGTTTTCTTGATCTTCTGAAAATTCCCTACCAGGGTTCGGGAGTGCTTGGCAGTGCCGTTGCCATGGACAAGCATCTGGCAAAGGAACTCTATAAACTGAACGGGCTACCTGTGGCTGACTGGCAGATCATTGAGGCTGGTGAATCAGTGGATGTGGAAAGGCTGCTTTCCCGGTTTGGTCTGCCCGTGGTGATAAAACCGGTTCGGGAAGGATCTAGCCTGGGGCTGACTCTTGCGACCAGCGAAAAGGAACTGGAAAATGGTATAAGTCAGGCCCAGAACCATGACTCCATAGTGATGATTGAGAAATATATCCGGGGAAGAGAGTTGACCGTGGGGGTTATCGGCAATGATGAACTTACTCCTCTGCCTGTAATTGAGATCATTCCCGGTGAAGAATTTACATTTTTTGATTATGACGCAAAATATAAGGCGGGTGCTTCAAAAGAAGTCTGTCCGGCAGAAATTACAGATGAATTGAAAAACAGAGTACAGGAATATGGGGTGGCAGCCCATAAGGTACTTCGCCTGCGAGGGTACAGCAGGACCGATATGATTGTTGCGGAAAGCGGCGAGGTTTTTCTGTTGGAAACCAATACCATTCCGGGAATGACCCCGACCAGTCTTCTTCCCCAGGCTGCTGCGGAATATGGTCTGGAGTTTCCTAAGTTTCTGGAATACCTGATTGACCTCGGGCTGGAAGGATAG
- the rpsU gene encoding 30S ribosomal protein S21 yields MEVEVRGDLEYAIRQLKKKLQIDGIKRELKRREYYEKPSIKKRRKQAEARRKLRKFNRMRRSF; encoded by the coding sequence ATAGAAGTTGAAGTTCGCGGAGATCTTGAGTACGCAATCAGACAGCTTAAAAAGAAATTACAGATTGACGGCATTAAAAGAGAATTAAAGCGTCGCGAGTACTACGAGAAGCCGAGCATTAAAAAACGCAGAAAGCAGGCGGAAGCCCGTAGAAAGCTCCGCAAATTCAATCGCATGAGAAGATCCTTTTAG
- a CDS encoding thioesterase family protein — translation MKDTLKPGIRYEHTFTVPESKTVASLYPEASEFLEMPEVFATGFLVGLLEWTCIKAINPHLDWPREQSVGIRVDISHEAATPPGFTVTATVELIKVEGKKLTFTVEAHDGVDRITRGRHERFVINKKKFDAGIAGKKNT, via the coding sequence ATGAAAGACACCTTAAAGCCGGGAATCCGCTATGAGCATACGTTTACAGTGCCGGAATCCAAAACAGTTGCTTCTCTCTATCCCGAGGCTTCCGAATTTCTTGAGATGCCGGAGGTGTTTGCAACCGGATTCCTGGTTGGACTCCTGGAATGGACATGTATTAAGGCGATTAATCCCCATCTGGACTGGCCGCGGGAACAGTCTGTTGGTATCCGGGTGGATATCAGCCATGAGGCTGCAACTCCACCGGGTTTTACAGTGACCGCAACGGTTGAACTGATTAAAGTGGAGGGAAAAAAACTCACCTTCACTGTTGAGGCGCATGACGGAGTGGATCGTATTACCAGAGGTCGGCACGAACGATTCGTGATCAACAAGAAAAAATTTGATGCCGGAATTGCCGGGAAAAAGAATACCTGA
- the xerD gene encoding site-specific tyrosine recombinase XerD codes for MSSQLSEQFSGARDLFLHYLISERRLAENSVKAYSADVTLFLHFIRAHGKRQLNSVDVSLIHAFLEHCRQQSISNRSNSRRVSALKSFFSFLSRQKIVKHNPFAIVDLPKSGRTLPKALTLDEVKRLLTPPEKLSPLITRDNAMLFLLYSTGLRVSELIKLPLAACNLSACFVRVLGKGNKERLIPFGEQAKEKIEFYLETARPLILKGKRSNYLFITHHGKCMTRLRFWQIIRKTAQAAGIRKEISPHMLRHSFATHLLAHGADLRSVQLMLGHADIATTQIYTHIDQERLKKVHKQFHPRG; via the coding sequence ATATCATCACAACTTTCCGAACAATTCAGTGGCGCTCGTGATCTCTTTCTCCACTATCTCATATCCGAGAGACGACTGGCGGAAAACAGTGTAAAAGCGTACTCTGCAGATGTCACTCTTTTCCTTCATTTTATCAGGGCACATGGAAAAAGACAGTTAAACAGCGTGGATGTTTCTCTTATCCACGCTTTCCTAGAACATTGTCGCCAACAATCCATTTCCAACCGCAGCAACAGTCGACGAGTTTCTGCCCTGAAATCGTTTTTTTCCTTTCTTTCCCGGCAGAAAATCGTCAAACATAATCCGTTCGCCATCGTTGATCTCCCTAAAAGCGGGCGCACTCTACCAAAGGCCCTCACCCTTGATGAGGTGAAACGACTCCTGACACCACCTGAAAAGCTGTCACCTCTTATAACACGTGATAATGCCATGCTTTTTCTTCTCTATTCCACGGGACTACGTGTTTCAGAACTGATCAAACTGCCCCTGGCCGCCTGCAATCTCTCCGCCTGTTTTGTTCGGGTTCTCGGCAAGGGAAACAAGGAGCGCCTTATTCCATTCGGGGAACAGGCAAAGGAAAAGATCGAATTCTACCTGGAAACAGCACGTCCCCTGATTCTCAAGGGAAAACGAAGCAATTATCTCTTTATCACCCATCATGGCAAATGCATGACCCGGCTCCGCTTCTGGCAGATCATCAGAAAAACCGCACAAGCCGCTGGAATTCGCAAAGAAATATCCCCTCATATGCTGCGCCACTCCTTTGCCACCCACCTCCTTGCCCATGGGGCCGACCTGCGCTCCGTCCAGCTCATGCTTGGCCATGCTGATATTGCAACAACTCAGATCTACACCCATATAGACCAGGAAAGATTGAAAAAAGTTCACAAACAGTTTCATCCCAGGGGATAA
- a CDS encoding APC family permease — protein MTNKNGSEESAIRNITEHKKGGMGQLPATAICGNDITSSCLYVSALAVIYSGKWAPLVLLMVAGVLYLYRGIYAEVVGALPLNGGAYNALLNTTSKFRASIAACLTILSYMATAVISASEAMHYLHTIFEVIPVELTTIGLLAFFMVLSIIGITESAVVAIGIFLFHMISLVILLGAGGFYLLQNGIDILQLNLSTPTQGGLGMAILFGFSASLLGISGFESSSNFVEEQAEGVFPKTLRNMWIAVSFFNPVIALLVLALIPMGQVPEHQNALLTYLGHISGGNWLGILISLDAALVLSGAVLTSFVGVNGLIHRMTLDRCLPQFFLKKSRRNTTHRIIIAFFVLCVSVLVITKGDLKALAGVYTISFLSVMALFGIGNILLKTKRASLPRPTVAPLFSVLLAVAAVIVGLIGNAMMNFHYLLMFLEYFVPAVILVSIMLGRIAILRAYLFLVRSMFMFFIKRMTNISQSIRSRIEAINSQQIVFFTRGDNLANLNQAMLYVQRNEHTNRIKVVTVVKSEDEISPGLQKDIEFLDEAYPDIDIEFVPLLGTFGPDLIKKLSKEWNIPANLMFIGSPGTHFIYGLADLGGVRLII, from the coding sequence TTGACAAACAAAAACGGAAGTGAAGAAAGTGCAATACGAAATATAACTGAACATAAAAAAGGCGGTATGGGGCAGTTGCCTGCAACGGCAATATGCGGTAACGATATAACCTCCTCCTGCCTCTATGTCTCAGCTCTTGCTGTCATTTACTCGGGAAAATGGGCACCTCTCGTACTGCTGATGGTGGCCGGTGTTCTTTACCTGTACCGGGGGATTTACGCGGAGGTGGTGGGAGCGTTGCCGCTGAACGGCGGTGCCTACAATGCCCTGTTGAATACCACAAGCAAGTTTCGCGCATCGATTGCCGCCTGTCTGACTATACTTTCCTATATGGCAACAGCCGTTATCTCGGCAAGTGAAGCCATGCATTACCTGCATACGATTTTTGAGGTCATTCCCGTTGAGCTGACAACCATAGGTCTCCTGGCCTTTTTCATGGTGCTTTCCATTATCGGTATCACAGAGTCAGCAGTGGTTGCCATCGGGATTTTTCTCTTTCATATGATATCTCTGGTTATTCTTCTGGGAGCTGGTGGCTTTTATCTCCTGCAGAATGGTATTGATATATTGCAGTTGAATCTTTCGACTCCAACCCAGGGTGGGCTTGGCATGGCAATTTTGTTTGGTTTTTCCGCTTCACTCCTTGGTATTTCTGGTTTTGAAAGTTCCTCGAATTTTGTTGAAGAACAGGCAGAAGGAGTTTTTCCAAAAACACTGAGAAACATGTGGATCGCAGTTTCCTTCTTTAATCCGGTCATTGCGCTGCTGGTCCTTGCCCTGATTCCCATGGGACAGGTTCCGGAGCATCAGAATGCCCTCCTGACTTACCTGGGGCATATTTCCGGGGGAAACTGGCTTGGTATCCTTATTTCCCTGGATGCTGCCCTGGTGCTTTCAGGTGCAGTATTGACGAGTTTTGTCGGTGTAAATGGTCTTATCCACAGGATGACCCTGGATCGTTGTTTACCCCAGTTTTTTCTGAAAAAAAGCCGTCGGAATACAACGCATCGTATCATTATCGCTTTTTTTGTTCTCTGTGTTTCCGTACTTGTTATAACGAAAGGTGATCTCAAGGCTCTGGCAGGAGTGTATACTATTTCCTTTCTCTCAGTGATGGCCCTTTTTGGTATTGGCAATATTCTTTTGAAAACAAAGCGGGCCAGTCTGCCCCGTCCTACTGTTGCTCCCCTGTTTTCCGTGCTGCTGGCTGTGGCTGCGGTGATCGTCGGTCTCATCGGCAATGCCATGATGAATTTTCATTACCTGCTGATGTTTCTCGAATATTTTGTGCCCGCCGTAATCCTGGTTTCCATCATGCTTGGCAGGATCGCCATTCTGCGGGCCTACCTGTTTCTGGTTCGTTCCATGTTCATGTTTTTTATAAAAAGGATGACGAACATATCCCAGTCCATTCGCTCCCGTATTGAGGCCATAAATTCCCAGCAGATTGTCTTCTTTACCAGGGGAGATAATCTGGCCAATCTCAACCAGGCCATGCTCTATGTGCAGAGGAATGAACATACCAACCGGATTAAGGTTGTTACCGTAGTGAAGAGTGAGGATGAAATTTCCCCCGGTCTGCAAAAGGATATAGAGTTTCTTGATGAAGCCTATCCGGATATAGATATCGAATTCGTGCCACTGCTGGGAACATTTGGGCCGGATCTGATTAAAAAACTGTCGAAGGAGTGGAATATCCCGGCCAATCTTATGTTTATAGGTTCTCCGGGAACACATTTTATTTATGGGTTAGCGGATCTTGGCGGGGTGCGTCTTATTATCTGA
- a CDS encoding site-2 protease family protein, whose product MQNSIIEFIILAPPLLFALTFHEFAHGYVAWRFGDPTAKDAGRLTLNPLSHLDPIGTIAFFFIKFGWAKPVPVNPIYFKNPKRDMLWVALAGPVTNLVLAVLSAFIIKMIWALATMLPYSPLAEAILIPLSRMLIASVWINLVLCIFNFLPIPPLDGSRILTGLLPDDLARSYMQVERYGFIIILLLAFSGLLSRVILPIISFANNMLLS is encoded by the coding sequence ATGCAAAATTCCATCATAGAATTCATTATCCTTGCCCCACCCCTGCTCTTTGCCCTTACCTTCCATGAATTTGCCCATGGCTATGTTGCCTGGCGCTTTGGGGATCCGACCGCAAAAGATGCGGGAAGGCTGACACTCAATCCGCTCAGTCATCTGGATCCCATCGGCACAATTGCCTTCTTTTTTATTAAATTCGGCTGGGCCAAACCGGTACCTGTTAATCCCATTTATTTTAAAAACCCGAAGAGAGACATGCTCTGGGTCGCTCTGGCAGGGCCTGTCACTAACCTGGTACTTGCAGTTCTCAGTGCTTTTATTATCAAAATGATATGGGCCCTGGCGACAATGTTACCCTATTCTCCACTTGCCGAAGCAATCCTCATCCCCTTGAGCAGAATGCTGATCGCTTCGGTCTGGATTAATCTTGTGCTCTGTATTTTCAATTTCCTTCCCATCCCTCCCCTGGATGGCAGCCGTATCCTGACCGGCCTGCTGCCGGATGACCTGGCCCGATCCTATATGCAGGTTGAGCGCTACGGCTTTATTATCATACTTCTTCTTGCCTTCAGCGGCCTTCTCTCAAGGGTCATTTTACCGATTATCAGTTTCGCCAATAACATGCTGCTTTCATAA
- a CDS encoding molybdopterin-containing oxidoreductase family protein — translation MRNAGEIKSFKISGMEIIKKRKTICPLDCPDSCGIVATVENGRVTGLAGDREHPVTNGFICRKMRKYPERLYGDSRVLFPQVREGEKGKGRFCRISWDEAFDLLVEKLDEIKRKSGAEAILPYSYAGNMGAVNRFAGYPFFHKLGTSRLDQTICSAAAGAGWKKQCGNMPGSPLEKAMDADLIVCWGINCRVTNIHFWQYVVEARKKGGMLLVIDPYRNSTGKSADIHVSLEPGGDVALSLGIIKALLEVNRQDSSFIENSTTGFEHLAIYLRETDWREFTDQSGVTREKITDLALLFADHPKMFLRIGIGLSRNSRGGMALRAITSLAAVLGLFGEGTGRGVLYSSGAFNGRKAELTRPDLAEKITRKINMIQLGRALTTLDPPIRGLFVYNSNPLSVAPDSAMVRKGLLRNDLFTVVHEQVMTPTARYADLLLPATTFLENRDVYTAYGHFYMGVVEPVIPPLGEAMSNFDFFQILARKMGYDDPVFSQSCDERIRSFLTGMSGLPEEVTPDQVMAGGYVHSTWSRKEESLLTGLDLKFQFSSPFSPLEPEIPCLQPGKEFDDVDLQGRFPFKLITPPHADLLNSTFGESFQDCSGEVLIHPEDAEEANIAHGDLVTLENFRGRTRRVAHLTGDTRRGLLVAEGIFWQGREDEGGINDLTSQNLTDMGGGALFHESRVRLLKS, via the coding sequence ATGAGAAATGCTGGTGAGATAAAATCATTTAAAATCAGTGGTATGGAAATTATAAAAAAGAGAAAAACAATATGTCCCCTGGATTGTCCTGACAGTTGCGGAATCGTTGCAACAGTAGAGAACGGCAGGGTTACCGGCCTCGCAGGAGACAGGGAACATCCGGTGACCAACGGTTTCATCTGTCGGAAGATGCGGAAATACCCGGAGCGACTCTATGGCGATTCAAGAGTTCTCTTTCCCCAGGTTCGTGAGGGGGAAAAGGGGAAAGGACGTTTTTGTCGTATCAGCTGGGATGAAGCTTTTGATCTTCTCGTGGAAAAGCTGGATGAAATAAAAAGGAAGTCTGGTGCCGAGGCAATTCTGCCCTATTCCTATGCCGGAAATATGGGAGCGGTCAACCGTTTTGCCGGTTATCCTTTTTTTCATAAACTGGGTACATCCAGGTTGGACCAGACTATCTGTTCCGCTGCCGCCGGGGCCGGCTGGAAGAAGCAGTGCGGGAATATGCCGGGATCACCGCTTGAGAAGGCGATGGATGCGGACCTTATTGTCTGCTGGGGAATCAATTGCAGGGTGACCAATATCCATTTCTGGCAATATGTGGTGGAAGCCAGGAAAAAAGGTGGCATGCTGCTAGTGATTGATCCTTATCGCAACAGTACAGGGAAAAGTGCGGATATTCATGTGTCCCTTGAGCCCGGGGGGGATGTGGCTCTGTCTTTGGGAATAATTAAAGCTCTTTTGGAGGTGAACAGGCAGGACAGCAGTTTTATTGAAAACAGCACCACAGGTTTTGAACATCTCGCCATTTATTTGCGGGAAACTGACTGGCGTGAATTTACAGATCAGAGTGGGGTGACCAGGGAAAAGATCACTGATCTGGCCCTTCTTTTTGCGGATCACCCGAAAATGTTTCTCCGGATTGGCATTGGTCTTTCCCGCAACAGCAGGGGCGGGATGGCCCTGCGTGCGATTACTTCTCTGGCTGCTGTTCTCGGTCTTTTCGGTGAGGGAACAGGCAGGGGGGTTCTGTACAGCAGCGGGGCTTTCAATGGGAGAAAGGCGGAACTGACCCGACCAGATCTTGCGGAGAAAATAACCAGAAAGATAAATATGATTCAGCTGGGTCGCGCCCTTACCACTCTTGATCCGCCGATCAGAGGCCTGTTTGTGTATAACAGTAATCCTTTAAGTGTGGCTCCGGACAGTGCAATGGTAAGAAAGGGACTGTTGCGCAATGATCTGTTTACAGTAGTTCATGAGCAGGTCATGACCCCAACAGCCCGCTATGCTGATCTCCTGCTGCCAGCCACCACATTTCTGGAAAACAGGGATGTATATACCGCCTATGGGCATTTTTATATGGGAGTTGTGGAGCCGGTCATTCCGCCCCTGGGTGAGGCCATGTCCAATTTTGATTTTTTTCAGATCCTGGCCCGGAAAATGGGGTATGACGATCCGGTTTTTTCACAGAGTTGTGATGAGAGAATAAGGAGTTTTCTGACTGGTATGAGCGGATTGCCTGAAGAGGTTACACCAGATCAGGTGATGGCGGGTGGATATGTCCACTCCACCTGGTCCAGGAAAGAGGAGTCACTTCTGACAGGATTGGATTTGAAGTTTCAGTTCAGTTCGCCTTTTTCCCCACTGGAACCCGAAATTCCCTGCCTCCAACCTGGAAAAGAATTTGATGATGTTGATCTCCAGGGACGGTTTCCATTTAAACTCATTACACCACCCCATGCGGATTTATTGAATTCCACATTTGGAGAGAGTTTTCAGGATTGTTCCGGGGAGGTGCTGATTCATCCGGAGGATGCAGAAGAGGCGAATATTGCGCATGGTGATCTTGTAACACTGGAGAACTTTCGCGGTAGAACGAGGCGAGTCGCCCATCTGACCGGGGATACACGCCGAGGACTGCTGGTTGCTGAAGGGATTTTCTGGCAGGGCAGAGAAGATGAGGGTGGAATAAATGATCTTACCTCCCAGAATCTTACCGATATGGGTGGTGGCGCTCTGTTTCATGAATCGCGGGTGCGACTTTTGAAATCCTGA
- a CDS encoding CBS domain-containing protein yields the protein MQLITTHINADFDGLASMVAVSKLYPDAVMAFPGSQERNVREFISENLQDDYDFLTARQVDTAEIDTLIVVDTKVAGRLGSFADCLQNPNLKIHLYDHHPGNPGDLSGVVEKEENYGSTTTLLIKILQKKNIPFSKKEATLFAIGIYEDTGSLTHLTTTPADLMAAAYLVKKGAELDQVSQFITHELKSSHIDILQQLQKNARKYTIQDIPIVIATHSLPEYVDEFAPIVRRFMTMENIDVLFALISMGGRIYLIARSRSADVNVGIIARDMGGGGHPTAASATLNDITLIQAQEKLILSLHRHILPQPIAREMMSQPAISVSPETPISQVKEILTRYNINSMPVCDEDQHLPKPLSTLAGIITRQVIEKAAHHHLAHRPVSDYMTTEVITLPFNATLADIQELIIEHHQRLIPIVENDLIIGVITRTDLLNRLVNDPAHLPKNLLHESEHPSLEKKRNVNSLIVDCLERNMIQLLQTIGNVAEQMNYNAFAVGGFVRDLLLKKQNLDLDIVIEGDGIRFAKTLANHLQGRHRTHKRFKTATVILPDGFKIDIATARLEYYEYPAAMPTVELSSIKLDLYRRDFTINAMAIQLNPIHFGMLIDFFNCQNDLKQRTIKVLHNLSFVEDPSRIFRAIRFEKRMDFLLSPHTKRLIVNAVNMELFGKHHDPRYFNEVKIILSEENPLPAIERLAQFNLFPYLWPDLRPHLKIDRRFRHILTQAHNAISWYHLLYLEEKCRNWIVYLLAIFGRSGQRELKACCTRFKESPKTTEFLLQEKAMADRAINQLARSSTYKNSQIASLLEDLHIEGLLYIMALARKNHVKKAVSLYVTTLRNMEPELTGKDLVNLGYKPGPRFKTILATMRDFRMDGLAESRDDELVLLRKHFPL from the coding sequence ATGCAGTTAATCACTACACATATCAACGCCGACTTTGACGGACTGGCTTCAATGGTTGCAGTCAGCAAGCTTTATCCGGACGCAGTCATGGCGTTCCCCGGTTCCCAGGAACGAAATGTTCGGGAATTCATTTCTGAAAATCTGCAGGACGACTATGATTTCCTCACTGCCAGGCAAGTCGATACTGCAGAGATAGACACCCTTATAGTTGTTGACACAAAGGTGGCAGGCCGGCTAGGTTCATTTGCAGATTGCCTGCAAAACCCGAACCTGAAAATCCATCTCTACGACCATCATCCAGGAAATCCCGGTGATCTCAGTGGTGTGGTGGAAAAGGAAGAAAATTACGGTTCCACAACCACCCTGCTTATCAAAATACTGCAGAAGAAAAACATCCCGTTCTCCAAAAAGGAGGCTACACTCTTCGCTATTGGGATATACGAAGACACCGGTTCTCTTACACATCTTACAACAACCCCCGCAGACCTGATGGCCGCGGCTTACCTCGTTAAAAAAGGAGCGGAACTGGACCAGGTTTCCCAATTTATCACCCATGAGCTGAAAAGCAGCCATATCGATATCCTTCAGCAACTCCAGAAAAATGCCAGAAAATATACCATCCAGGATATTCCAATAGTTATCGCCACCCACTCTCTTCCTGAATATGTTGACGAATTTGCCCCCATAGTCCGCAGATTCATGACAATGGAAAATATCGATGTACTTTTTGCCCTCATTTCCATGGGCGGCAGGATTTATCTTATCGCCCGCAGCCGTTCGGCCGATGTAAACGTGGGGATCATTGCCCGGGACATGGGAGGAGGAGGGCACCCGACGGCAGCATCTGCCACATTGAACGATATCACCCTGATCCAAGCCCAGGAGAAGCTGATCCTTTCCCTGCACAGGCATATTCTTCCCCAACCCATTGCCAGGGAGATGATGTCACAACCGGCCATTTCAGTGTCACCGGAAACCCCCATCAGCCAGGTGAAAGAAATTCTCACCCGGTACAATATCAACTCCATGCCGGTATGTGATGAAGATCAGCACTTGCCGAAACCACTTTCAACACTTGCGGGTATCATCACCCGTCAGGTCATTGAAAAAGCAGCTCACCATCACCTTGCTCACCGGCCGGTTTCAGATTACATGACCACCGAGGTTATAACCCTGCCATTCAACGCAACACTGGCCGATATCCAGGAACTTATTATCGAACATCACCAGCGACTGATACCCATAGTTGAAAACGATTTGATCATAGGAGTTATCACTCGTACCGACCTGCTGAACAGGCTGGTCAACGACCCGGCCCATCTACCGAAAAACCTCCTCCATGAATCGGAACATCCGTCTCTTGAGAAAAAGCGGAATGTCAACAGCCTCATTGTCGACTGCCTTGAGCGAAACATGATACAGCTTCTCCAGACAATAGGTAATGTGGCCGAACAAATGAACTATAATGCTTTTGCTGTGGGCGGTTTCGTTCGTGACCTGCTCCTGAAAAAGCAGAATCTTGATCTGGATATTGTTATTGAAGGGGACGGGATTCGTTTTGCAAAAACACTCGCCAACCATCTTCAGGGGAGGCACAGGACCCATAAACGTTTCAAAACGGCTACAGTGATTCTTCCGGACGGTTTTAAGATCGACATCGCCACGGCAAGACTGGAATATTATGAATATCCGGCCGCCATGCCAACCGTGGAACTCTCTTCAATCAAACTTGATCTCTATCGCCGAGATTTCACCATTAACGCCATGGCCATCCAGCTCAATCCAATCCATTTCGGTATGCTGATCGACTTCTTCAACTGTCAGAACGATCTCAAGCAGCGTACCATCAAGGTACTGCACAACTTAAGCTTCGTGGAAGATCCCAGCAGAATATTCAGGGCAATCCGGTTTGAAAAGCGAATGGATTTTCTTCTATCACCCCATACGAAACGGCTTATCGTAAATGCGGTCAATATGGAACTGTTCGGCAAACACCACGATCCCCGCTATTTCAATGAGGTCAAGATCATTCTCTCCGAAGAAAACCCGCTCCCGGCCATTGAACGACTGGCACAGTTCAACCTTTTTCCATATCTCTGGCCGGACCTGCGTCCCCACCTGAAAATCGATCGGCGGTTCAGACATATCCTCACTCAGGCCCACAACGCTATCTCCTGGTATCATCTCCTCTATCTGGAAGAAAAATGCAGAAACTGGATAGTTTACCTCCTCGCCATCTTCGGTAGATCCGGACAGAGGGAGCTAAAGGCCTGCTGCACACGTTTTAAGGAAAGTCCGAAAACTACTGAATTCCTTCTTCAGGAAAAAGCCATGGCTGACAGGGCCATCAATCAACTAGCCCGCAGTTCGACATACAAAAACAGTCAGATCGCCTCTCTCCTCGAAGATCTGCACATTGAAGGTCTTCTCTATATCATGGCCCTGGCAAGAAAAAATCATGTGAAAAAAGCAGTATCCCTCTACGTAACAACCCTGCGGAACATGGAACCGGAACTGACTGGAAAGGACCTGGTCAACCTGGGTTACAAGCCAGGTCCACGGTTTAAAACCATCCTGGCAACAATGCGGGATTTCAGGATGGATGGTCTGGCAGAGAGCCGGGATGATGAACTTGTTCTTTTGAGAAAACATTTTCCCCTTTGA
- a CDS encoding IS110 family RNA-guided transposase, with translation MNSITIGMDLGDKTNFVCIVGDRGTILLSKFIDNNVESIRNFFRKYKRTTVAIEAGTHSPWMSRLLSSMGCNVLVGNPRKLRAIWESDCKTDQRDAEMLARIARFDPNLLYPIQHKGEQVQADLALLHSRDLLVRTRSSQINHVRGIVKSFGERLPSCSTECFHKKAISHIPQQLQLGLGPVLILIAQLNKQIKTLDKEIESISSERYPETELLRRVKGVGPITALAFVLTVEDPGRFGKSRQIGPYLGLTPRRDQSGETDKQLRITKAGSPFLRKLLINSAQYILGPFGEDCNLQRFGLRLASRGGKNARRKAVVAVGRKLAILLHRLWKYGEIYDPVYKRNVLSRRKAA, from the coding sequence ATGAACAGTATAACAATTGGAATGGATTTAGGCGATAAAACAAATTTTGTTTGTATTGTGGGTGACAGAGGTACCATCCTGCTGAGTAAATTTATAGACAACAATGTAGAATCCATAAGAAATTTTTTTAGGAAATATAAAAGAACTACGGTCGCTATTGAAGCGGGAACTCATTCCCCATGGATGAGTAGACTCCTGAGCTCCATGGGCTGTAATGTTTTAGTGGGGAACCCAAGAAAACTACGTGCAATATGGGAGAGTGATTGTAAGACAGATCAGCGAGATGCTGAAATGCTTGCAAGGATAGCACGATTCGATCCCAATTTGCTTTATCCGATACAACATAAAGGTGAACAGGTACAAGCGGATCTTGCACTATTGCACTCAAGAGATTTATTGGTGAGAACCCGCTCCAGTCAGATTAATCATGTTCGTGGCATTGTAAAATCCTTTGGTGAGCGGTTACCAAGTTGTAGCACAGAATGTTTTCATAAAAAGGCTATATCCCATATTCCTCAACAGTTGCAGCTTGGCCTTGGACCTGTACTGATACTCATTGCACAGCTTAACAAACAAATTAAAACTTTGGATAAAGAAATCGAGAGTATCAGCAGTGAGCGGTATCCTGAGACAGAGTTGCTCAGGCGAGTGAAAGGAGTCGGTCCTATAACAGCTCTGGCATTTGTGTTGACGGTTGAAGATCCTGGTAGATTTGGAAAAAGCAGACAGATTGGCCCATATCTCGGGCTGACACCTCGTCGCGATCAATCTGGAGAGACAGATAAACAGCTTCGAATAACCAAAGCTGGCAGTCCGTTTTTACGAAAGCTATTGATAAATTCGGCGCAATATATTCTTGGCCCATTTGGAGAGGACTGTAACCTGCAACGTTTTGGTTTACGTCTGGCATCTAGAGGCGGGAAAAATGCAAGACGTAAAGCTGTAGTGGCAGTGGGAAGGAAATTAGCAATACTCCTACATCGTCTGTGGAAATATGGAGAAATATATGACCCGGTTTACAAACGTAACGTTTTATCAAGAAGAAAGGCAGCATGA